The window GAAGGCTGCTGTTGGGAAGGAACGTATTGTACTGGACTTAAGCTGCCGTAAAAAGGAGGGGACATACTTTATAGTAACCAACCGGTGGCAGACATTTACAGATGTGGCCCTTACGCAGGATACATTGGATTTCCTGTCTGGCTACTGTGATGAGTTTCTCATCCACGGCGTGGATGTGGAGGGCACCTCGGCGGGGGCAGAAGCGGATTTGGTGCGTATGCTGGGCAGTTGGAGGGGGATGCCAGTGACCTACGCAGGGGGGATAGGGAGCATGGAGGAATTGAGACGCTTTCAGGAGCTGAGCGGGGGCGGCCTGGACTTTACAGTCGGCAGCGCTTTGGACCTATTTGGCGGGGATCTTCCCTATGACAAGATTTCCAGGCTGTAACAGGATAATGCATGGAAAGAACCGCCGGCATTGTGTCCTGGCAGTCATCCTGTGTTCACGTCCCATTTTTGGATTCAGGCTATGAATTGGTTGAATTCGCCAGGATATAGTGTTAAAATGTAGCGTAGAGTGTGTTTGATCATTCATACATCTGTCTGCTTTACTTAAAGGAAGCCTGCTGTGGAATGTACTTATACCTGACAGCTATATGAATGGTCAAATACACATTACAATATGAGACAAGGAGTTAATTGCGGATTATGGGTTTTATAGAGAAGATTTTCGGTACCCACAGTGAAAATGAATTAAAGCGTATTTACCCGATTGTAGACCGGATAGAGGCATTGGAGCCTGAAATGGAGGCATTGTCCGATGCAGAGCTAAAAGATAAGACGAGAGAATTTAAAAAGCGTATTCAGGAGGGGGAGACCTCTGACGATATTCTGCCTGAAGCATACGCAGTCGTGAGGGAGGCGGCTAGGAGGAGCCTGGGGATGCGGCATTACCGGGTACAGCTTATCGGTGGGATTGTGCTCCACCAGGGCCGTATTTCTGAAATGAAAACCGGTGAAGGCAAGACGC of the Luxibacter massiliensis genome contains:
- the hisA gene encoding phosphoribosylformimino-5-aminoimidazole carboxamide ribotide isomerase; translation: MKFRPCIDIHNGQVKQIVGGTLRDQGDQAVTNFASQLDAAWYAKLYRRDGLKGGHIILLNGVDSVYYGETRRQALLALKAYPGGMQVGGGITAENGAAYLEAGASHVIVTSYVFQDGKFHRGNLERLKAAVGKERIVLDLSCRKKEGTYFIVTNRWQTFTDVALTQDTLDFLSGYCDEFLIHGVDVEGTSAGAEADLVRMLGSWRGMPVTYAGGIGSMEELRRFQELSGGGLDFTVGSALDLFGGDLPYDKISRL